From Vitis vinifera cultivar Pinot Noir 40024 chromosome 5, ASM3070453v1, the proteins below share one genomic window:
- the LOC100854371 gene encoding uncharacterized protein LOC100854371 yields the protein MAKLGHLSFIALQESFSKQEGGSAIDSLMIMKQTALVLCVAFGLLLLTLEAEGGRLTLEEVQKAKQLLSGASPNSKVGVGVNDVKTIAGDMDNKVAESDSESSDSKGGATHRLFPDIVKPKGSP from the exons ATGGCCAAACTTGGACATCTCTCTTTCATAGCTCTTCAAGAAAGTTTCTCAAAACAGGAGGGTG GTTCAGCAATTGACAGCTTGATGATCATGAAGCAGACTGCACTAGTGCTCTGCGTTGCCTTTGGGTTGCTCCTGCTAACTCTAGAAGCTGAAGGAGGAAGACTTACTTTGGAGGAAGTGCAAAAGGCCAAACAGCTCCTAAGCGGTGCAAGTCCCAATAGCAAGGTTGGCGTTGGGGTCAATGATGTTAAAACTATTGCTGGAGACATGGACAATAAAGTAGCCGAGAGTGATAGCGAGAGTTCCGATAGCAAGGGGGGCGCCACTCACCGTTTATTTCCTGATATAGTTAAGCCAAAGGGAAGCCCATAA